DNA from Manduca sexta isolate Smith_Timp_Sample1 chromosome 6, JHU_Msex_v1.0, whole genome shotgun sequence:
ttttgaaagtaattaaaaagtttgtatcttaaatatgacatgtactaattattaattgtttctattgagggctaaaatacataaaatattttttattactccaattcttatttttcgcaattaggcaaatattgaaacgaatagtttgtatggaaaatacaaaaagtatttttttttacgaatggaatattctgcataaaatggaatggtcaggagggaacgcatcttgaaaggattgccagcgatctatcgttgaaggcaagcaaggataggcgagttaagatattggcatgccgataggagaccaatcgaaagatagtcggcaatctaagataggtttcagtcttggatagtagatacattattaatttcgggcgatagctaacttttgaggcctgtcctctttatatttagtcattgatcgagccctcagaacaatgacacaTTCTGAGAATAACACCGAGCCTTCATTGTCATTAGattatttattgtcaattttCCGCCTGCTATCAAGAGGCTGCCTAAacgtgaaataaaattaattttggttgaatatttatttaacaaccaCATGAtaacatgttaaaatattttccatattatAACTAACAGAATagtaaattcaataaattaaacatagtttTTACGCCATCTAAAGAAATACAACGtagttaagatattttattgtacGCAAGTAACGTATGTTTTAAGAAGTACCTCATAAAAGTTCTAGATGGCGTTACTAAAAATATCACACTAaagaaaaatttactttatcatATACACACGCCTTTTGCCCTCCtcggggtagacagaggcgcaactggtgcaaacacttttcgccatgtgtaccCATTAGACAGTGGGCGAgtttattgccatatcgggcacaaattctagactcatACTAAGATGAGAAAAAACAATAAGTATAAGTATCAAAAACcagattaaaaaatttaaatatatcccaCGTGAGCAAATTAcggggataaaaagtattctatatAATCTAGGAGGTCCTCTATCCGTATATCAATTTTCATCCAATTGCGTTTAGCGAttgctgcgtttacttttaattaacataCCAACATCCAACCATCTGGAAACAtcacaaacatatttataatattagcaagatTATTACAATTACGACGTACTTGTTTTTAAGCACGTGGAGCACAGGCTCAACCTAGACAATGATTTGAACCATTCCATGCGAATGGGCAATGGTTACCTTTCACTACTAGGAGATTTGTGCCCCACCTCTCTTAAAAAATCAATCACCACGTGATTAGCATGCATAATGCAGATATATTACAACTATAACACATATTAACTAAATTTGTTATCAATTACAGATAACATGGGACAGTTatcaatcataaaataaaagttattaatcaaatagattaattaattacaaaattcacaaatattatattaccagGTTATCCTAATGAGTTACGAATGTCCAAGTTCTAAACTAGAACCGATGTTTCaatcagataaaattataaatatttatattacctaatTGAATATGAATGAGATAAATTACCGGGCGCTTATCTTATTCTTATGTATGTAAAAGTgttacataaaaagaaaatctatttagtaattataactatttaagtttatacaaaaggtTATTAGcgaagtaatataaatttttattggcAGACCAATTTACTTCAGCGACATTTTTGTTTTCGAAAGATTTTGGCTCGGTTCAAAGTACGGAGAAAAATGTGTTGatttcaaatattcataaaacacTATTTTGCTTACgtactatactgtttaatgtcttagATAACTAATACCTTTAAGTAAGCATAAGAATTGATCTTTAACACTTACAAAATATCTAAAAGTATCACTCAAAATATCTGAATTGTTATACACCAAGGGGGCCCTATATGACaaagaaacttaaaaaatcataattcttGTGACGTAATTTATAGATGGACCCTAAAAAGAATAATCTCAAGCAGAGTTTACACGTCAGAATTTTTACTACTGTcattatagataaaataaaaacaaggtatTATATCATGTACATAATGTTGACGTTCACGTGGATAACACACACCCATTCAACAATTTGATGCTTATAAAGGTACGTATACAATATAATCATCAACGTTGCCAAagtttaaacaaatatctatcCATGTCTTCCACTTGCCTTGATACCTTCATTGTTGTGTGGAGACAATTCACGGAAAGGTGTTGATCTCTTACTACTTAAATGAtaatcagccttgtattataaactgCTCTCTGCAGAGCATgaacctctactactgaggatTAAGATTAGTCCACCATGACGGCGTAGTATGAGTTGGCAGATTTAACACAtctttaaaatactttagatATCTTCTCAGGaattttcctcacgatgttttccttgatcgttaaaacaagcgataattaaaaaaaaatacacatataattttagaaaagtcatagatGCGTGCTCTTGAGGGAATTGCAGGAAGAATCCGAACTCATTTAGGGTGAGCGAAGGGGAAAAAgagaggaaatgttcacgagccctATAAGCCTCAATGTAACTTTACACCACTGATCTATACACGTTGGACTGTGTGCCTGAAGCCGCGTCAAATGTCCTCCCGCCCATGAGAGTGCATTGAGCGTGGAGACTGAGCGCAAAAGAAATGCCTCGACGGAGGAATTGCTACCATTTTGGTTCTTGCAGTACAACTATCACCGTCTGCGCAGCCCCTTAACACCGTCAAATGTACACCAAACCGCTTTCTATCAGGAGGCTtggcaataaatattataatcatcgataaaataataaacgtaataCCTTTAATACTAGTATAAAAGTGTTTATCGCTTCTGTACCACGCTACTGTCCGTGGAACCAAGAAAATGGTGCGAGCAAGCTGGATTGTGTTGCTGGTGGCAGGTAAGGTATTTCATTATCATTGGCGTGTAACTGATATATCTTGATTAGCCTGAccagttaaataaaaaactgcaCCGCGTTGTATTAATCAAACAAATTTCTAATACTGGCAACTGTAagtttaaaacgaaaaagcaaatAGGCGTCTTTAAAGCAATGCTTTATTTTCCTAGTCAGTCATTCCATGTTTTAGAATGGTGCAGCAATGCGGTATCACGCAGGAACGGTTCTGAGCAGCTATTTTAttgcaacaagataccctggGGCCGTCCCGTTTGCGCTGAAAAAGAGCACCGCGGGTTTTATTTGTTATGCCGGTGTatggtatacaggggttagggactcggttcaatgctcgctcggatgatgcaatactcccgagtgtcgacattgggccgaaAGACCGGTGAAATCAACATAAtcgttccactcaccctccaagCGGTGGTAGCGATAGCGCGTTATTTTTCCGCGAAAAAATGCTGTACATTTAATCTGCTTTTAAGTCGTGAACACTTTCTCCCGTAATAAAAGTTTGCTGTATAAAAATACCTGTGGTGCCCTGATATTAATCTTGAAACTATAAAATCTGTGTGCGGaacatccaaatctattcagctGATTTTGCATTTACTACTACGGAATATCGAAACATCACAATCTTTtgcatttgtaaaattaataagaattgATAGGCTAAGGTCCTCACAGCACTCTCTGAAAAATCGTTATAGAGCCTTGTTTTTACCAAATAGGAAgcaatttttatcaaattatcaATCACCGtatatacaatacaatttacATTGGTTCTAATAAAAGTATCCAGAATTCAGCACAAAATCCTACCCTTAATATGAGGAATGCGCACTATTTCTAAAACAGTAAGGATATTCGTGGGAGACTGTGATCAAACGTCTTGATAGTTGATTTTCTGTTTTTCGCCCTCCAAAAACTTCAAGTCCAACGAGTACTGaccaaaaataacttattttccAGCTATCAGCTCTCCAGCGCTGAGCTCACAGGACCTAGGCACTCCAGTAACAATACAGGAGCACCCTTCCGTCGTCCAGGTCGAAGTAGGAGTTCTGGGCACCTGGGTCCAGCAGTGCGCTGGCGCAGTCATCACTAACTACCACATATTGTCCAACGCCTACTGCTTCTCTGGAAGGTTAGTATCATGTAACATAAGTGGACAGTCATCATGACAAAGTTCTAGATTTTTAGTCTACATTGGCACTTTAACTTTTTGATGTAACGTGTAGCGCCGGATTTATACTTTGCATTAGTAAAGGTTGGTTTGTGTCGTCTCGTATGTCCCGCTTCCTGGAGCCTATTTTGCAGgaccaagaaaatattttataccgcGCTCTAGGTCACCACCTAGTCTACAATCTAGAGGTCTAGGCCGCGGCCAAACGACTTTATAAAAATCCAATACTGGTAACCTTTACTAATTCATTAATTGTAGCCAGTATTGATGCAAGGAAAATAATTGACAAATCTTTGGAAATCAACAGTTTtacataggaatttcgaaaagTAGGTTTGTAAAGTCGATCAATAACCTCCTACGTTTATAATAAATGAGATGTTCCTCATTAAACTTTCTGATAGGAAAATTCTGAAAATGAACAGAGCTCAGTTCTTTACTACTTCTATTTACGTGTCATAcgtgtttatataactttaattttatgttaaacataattcaatcttatttataaacttgtttgagcgttaagagatggttaagaattgtttaaatatctgACAAAATCATTACCGGgtcctagtttaaacctaattaagagTCAAGatagcgggttttgacttacagctgatcgagtaaatttgtgttttaactaagcatagctttacgaaatttttataagtaaggcttattatgtattacttttaatatatactCCTAATTTATCTATGGCTTATAGATGGGAGATAGCAAAttcaataatatacttataataaaaaaatataattccagTTACTACGACCGCACGAACCGGCGTATCAGAGCTGGGGCGACTAACCGATACGAAAATGGACAAGTAGTTTATGTACTAATAGAGTACAACTACCCGGATTTCGGCATCCTGGGCAAAGATGGGGATCTGAGCGTGGTCCGCTTGCAGTCCAATTTGAAACTGGGCAGCGACATTCAGCAAACCCTTATCTTGGGCCAGGGAATATACTTGCCTTCCTACCTGACAGTGACAGCACTCGGATGGGGCAGTACTATTGtaagttgttattttaatagcaGTAAAGGCATagagactaatgtccgcaggttgaacaACCAAGTTATTTTAAGAGCAGTAAGAAATAGAGAGGAATATGTATAGGTTCAATACCCaagagcacgcacctctgactttcctagagtcatgtgtattctttgttatttatcgcttgctttaatggtgaaggaaaacatcgttaggaaaccaGCAAAcgtgaaaagttctctataggcattttgagggtgtgtgaagtccgcCAATTCGTACCAGACCAGCATGGTTAACTATATAATACACCCCTGAGTAATTTTGGTGCGTTCCGTCTTCACGTCGAATGCACTGggaacatttatattttttgtgtataccTCATATACACATCGAGGCCTATGATGGCTTGCCAACATTTCCTGGTTTGCCCCCTCCGCCCATCCAAAGAGTGTACCTTTTCCTCCCCCCACACTTCGCTTTCACAGATATCTTCCTCCTAATTTTCCTGCAGGCCACTGTAGTCGCTAAgctgggggattccagtatcctatTCGCATGTATCCTCCGTTGTTGACTGCAGGGTGTGGTGCATAGGTTTGAATTCGGTGTacagaccaagcgcacaagcaTTTGCTTCGGGGGGATATACCTACGCATTTAGGAGGCTGTCATGCCAAAAGCACTGGGAAATAGACTTTTTATCACagcattgatttttaaataatttagtaataattggGATCACGGGTGTTAACGATTGACGAGTCTAAGCGAATTGTAACATATCTATACAATTATCAACAAGGTTCTTTATTGTTAGTGGAATAGAAAAAACATCATTCATATCCTCAATTACATTTTCCAGCAAGGCGGCGAGTCATCCAACAACCAGCTTCACAGGCTAGACCTCGTCACCCACAACTACGAGAAATGCATGGAACACTTCCAAGTCCTAGAGGAGCCTGAGATCATCACGGAGAACATGATCTGCGTGGGCCGACAGTACGACACCGGTAGAGACTTCGATGGCAGGGATATTGGTGCTCCCCTGTTCTACGAAAATACCCTGGTCGGACTTCTCTCCTTCGGCAAATCTCAAGCGAATGACAAGCACCCCGCTGTCGCCACTAACATTGGATCATATTCCAACTGGATTGTGTCGGTTGCTATTGATTAAAATTCTGGTTGCTCATAACAATACTTTATTTGTACTTGACTATGATTGAAATACCCTAAGTCTACCATCAATTGAGAGTGGATATAATAGCGTAAGTATATTCCGAACCAAAGCCAATTTGAGCTAGTCGACATCTCTGAATAACTATTATAGTTAATGCAATATTTTGTGGTATAATATTTGACTTAACATGGCGTCACGTCGCTGTCCCTCTCTGTCTGCTGTTTAATGAAAGCCTAAATGTAATACACGAATAGAAAAAGATA
Protein-coding regions in this window:
- the LOC115440926 gene encoding trypsin, alkaline A-like, encoding MVRASWIVLLVAAISSPALSSQDLGTPVTIQEHPSVVQVEVGVLGTWVQQCAGAVITNYHILSNAYCFSGSYYDRTNRRIRAGATNRYENGQVVYVLIEYNYPDFGILGKDGDLSVVRLQSNLKLGSDIQQTLILGQGIYLPSYLTVTALGWGSTIQGGESSNNQLHRLDLVTHNYEKCMEHFQVLEEPEIITENMICVGRQYDTGRDFDGRDIGAPLFYENTLVGLLSFGKSQANDKHPAVATNIGSYSNWIVSVAID